In Hyalangium minutum, a single window of DNA contains:
- the ribE gene encoding 6,7-dimethyl-8-ribityllumazine synthase gives MPRYIEGDFLPPKGRFAICVARFNAFITEELVKGAVDSLVRHGVADSDIDVYRCPGTYELPGLTRRVTETQSYVGVVTLGAVIRGGTPHFDYVAGECSKGIGSVAFSGAALQKPVSVTFGVLTTDTVEQAIDRAGVKAGNKGAEAAMACLEMVNLYAKMAEGKRG, from the coding sequence ATGCCTCGCTACATCGAAGGTGATTTCCTGCCTCCCAAGGGCCGCTTTGCCATCTGCGTGGCCCGCTTCAACGCGTTCATCACCGAGGAGCTGGTGAAGGGCGCCGTGGACTCGCTCGTGCGCCATGGCGTGGCGGACTCGGACATCGACGTCTACCGCTGCCCCGGTACCTATGAGCTGCCCGGTTTGACGCGCCGTGTTACGGAGACTCAGAGCTACGTGGGCGTCGTCACCCTGGGCGCCGTCATCCGCGGCGGCACCCCCCACTTCGACTATGTGGCGGGCGAGTGCTCCAAGGGTATCGGCTCGGTGGCCTTCTCCGGCGCGGCCCTGCAGAAGCCGGTCTCCGTCACCTTCGGCGTGCTGACGACGGACACAGTGGAGCAGGCCATCGATCGGGCTGGCGTGAAGGCGGGCAACAAGGGCGCCGAGGCCGCCATGGCCTGCCTGGAGATGGTGAACCTCTACGCGAAGATGGCGGAAGGAAAGAGGGGCTAG
- the fabG gene encoding 3-oxoacyl-[acyl-carrier-protein] reductase yields MSFKDKVVLVTGGSRGIGRACAVAFAKAGAAVVVVNYAGNEAAAQESVKLVQEAGAKAEAVKFDVADTAACASAVDTLVKTHGRLDVLVNNAGVAVDGLVMRMKDEDWDKQLDTNLKGAFALIRAASRPMMKQRSGAIINLTSIVGESGNGGQAAYSASKAGLIGLTKSVAKELASRNIRVNAVSPGFIGTDMTASINDEMRKKMVETIPLARLGTPEEVANAVVFLASDSAAYITGEVLKVNGGMYM; encoded by the coding sequence ATGAGCTTCAAGGACAAGGTGGTTCTGGTAACCGGTGGCTCGCGCGGCATTGGCCGGGCGTGCGCGGTGGCGTTCGCCAAGGCGGGCGCTGCCGTGGTCGTCGTCAACTATGCCGGCAACGAGGCGGCGGCTCAGGAGTCGGTCAAGCTCGTCCAGGAGGCGGGCGCCAAGGCCGAGGCCGTGAAGTTCGACGTGGCGGACACCGCCGCGTGCGCCTCCGCCGTGGATACCCTCGTCAAGACGCACGGCCGGCTGGACGTGCTCGTCAACAACGCGGGCGTGGCCGTGGACGGCCTGGTCATGCGGATGAAGGACGAGGACTGGGACAAGCAGTTGGACACCAACCTCAAGGGCGCCTTTGCGCTCATCCGCGCCGCCAGCCGGCCGATGATGAAGCAGCGCAGCGGGGCCATCATCAACCTCACCTCCATTGTCGGCGAGTCGGGCAATGGGGGACAGGCCGCTTACTCCGCCTCCAAGGCGGGCCTCATTGGCCTGACCAAGTCGGTGGCCAAGGAACTGGCCAGCCGCAACATCCGCGTCAACGCTGTCTCTCCGGGCTTCATTGGCACGGACATGACGGCGAGCATCAATGACGAGATGCGTAAGAAGATGGTGGAGACCATTCCGCTGGCCCGTCTGGGCACCCCGGAAGAGGTGGCCAACGCTGTGGTATTCCTGGCCAGCGATTCGGCCGCCTACATCACCGGAGAAGTCCTGAAGGTGAATGGCGGCATGTACATGTAG
- the ribD gene encoding bifunctional diaminohydroxyphosphoribosylaminopyrimidine deaminase/5-amino-6-(5-phosphoribosylamino)uracil reductase RibD produces the protein MRLLTRARLKASRAPRAKRAADFDQAVAEFFMRIALEEAVKGLGRTSPNPSVGAVLVKGGRIIAKGYTQPAGQAHAEVMALAAAGPRARGADLYTTLEPCNHYGRTPPCTLAILEAGVRRVISASSDPNPLVSGKGVARLRRAGVEVRTGVLKAEADRLNRPFFKAIRTRKPYVTLKAAVTLDGKLATATGDSRWVTGAVAREWVHRLRDRVDVILVGANTVRKDDPQLTTRLPSGRGKDPVRVVVDSRLSLKPSHTVFTQRSSAKTVVATLEDPTGRNARRFIEQGVEVWQVREKRGRVDLKALLAHISSQGLNHVLVEGGAEMYGSFLRDKLADELALFLAPKLIGSQGISWSGELGVKLMSQALQLKDVTFEQLGEDLLLQARF, from the coding sequence ATGAGGCTCCTGACGCGGGCACGGCTGAAGGCCAGCAGGGCCCCTCGGGCGAAGCGCGCCGCGGACTTCGATCAGGCCGTGGCCGAGTTCTTCATGCGCATCGCCCTGGAAGAGGCCGTCAAAGGCTTGGGCCGTACCAGCCCGAATCCCTCCGTGGGCGCCGTGCTGGTGAAGGGTGGACGGATTATCGCGAAGGGCTACACCCAGCCCGCGGGCCAGGCGCACGCCGAGGTCATGGCACTGGCTGCGGCAGGGCCTCGGGCCCGAGGCGCGGACCTCTACACGACGCTCGAGCCGTGCAACCACTATGGGCGTACTCCTCCGTGCACCTTGGCCATCCTCGAGGCCGGTGTGCGCCGGGTCATCAGCGCGTCCTCGGATCCCAACCCGCTGGTGAGCGGCAAGGGCGTGGCCCGGCTGCGGCGCGCCGGGGTCGAGGTCCGCACCGGCGTCCTCAAGGCCGAAGCCGATCGCCTCAACCGGCCCTTCTTCAAGGCCATCCGCACCCGGAAGCCCTATGTCACGCTCAAGGCCGCGGTGACGCTCGATGGCAAGCTGGCGACCGCTACTGGCGACTCGCGCTGGGTGACGGGCGCGGTGGCGCGCGAATGGGTCCACCGCCTGCGCGATCGCGTGGACGTCATCCTCGTGGGCGCCAATACCGTGCGGAAGGATGATCCGCAGCTCACCACCCGGCTGCCGAGTGGCCGTGGCAAGGACCCGGTGCGCGTGGTGGTGGACTCGCGGCTGAGCCTGAAGCCCTCGCACACCGTCTTCACCCAGCGCTCGTCCGCGAAGACCGTGGTGGCCACGCTGGAGGATCCCACCGGCCGCAACGCCCGCCGCTTCATCGAGCAGGGCGTGGAGGTGTGGCAGGTGCGCGAGAAGCGCGGTCGCGTGGACCTGAAGGCCTTGCTGGCCCACATCTCCAGCCAAGGGCTCAACCACGTGCTCGTGGAGGGTGGGGCGGAGATGTACGGCTCCTTCCTCCGCGACAAGCTGGCGGACGAGCTGGCCCTGTTTCTGGCCCCCAAGCTGATTGGCAGCCAGGGCATCTCCTGGTCGGGCGAGCTGGGCGTGAAGCTCATGTCCCAGGCCCTTCAGTTGAAGGACGTCACCTTCGAGCAGCTCGGAGAGGATCTGCTCCTTCAGGCGCGGTTCTGA
- the fabF gene encoding beta-ketoacyl-ACP synthase II, protein MSNRRVVVTGTGLITALGTGTEKNWQAMLAGKSGIAPITRFDVGKLDTRFAGEVKDFVPEQYMDKREVRRMDLFAQYAVAAAEMAVKESGLPIGTDKPHGYQQERVGVIVGSGIGGIASLEEQHKKGLEKGFDRLSPFFIIQMIINMAPGLISIRYGAKGPNWSPVSACATSAHAIGEAWKSIRLGECDAVIAGGAEAAITPLGMGGFSVMKALSTHNDNPSAASRPFDKDRDGFVMGEGAGIVILEELESAKKRGATILAELVGYGANSDANHVTAPAPEGEGAARCMRLALASSGLNPEEVGYINAHGTSTPYNDANESKAIKAVFGAHAKKVAVSSTKSMTGHMLGAAGGAEAVVSVLALLRGVLPPTINYTTPDPECDLDYVPNQPREIRVDAAMSNSFGFGGTNAVLLFRRFK, encoded by the coding sequence GTGTCAAACCGTCGAGTCGTCGTCACGGGTACCGGGTTGATCACGGCACTGGGTACCGGGACCGAGAAGAACTGGCAGGCGATGCTCGCCGGTAAGTCGGGCATCGCGCCCATCACCCGCTTCGATGTCGGCAAGCTCGACACGCGGTTCGCGGGTGAGGTGAAGGACTTCGTCCCCGAGCAGTACATGGACAAGCGCGAAGTGCGCCGGATGGACCTGTTCGCCCAGTACGCGGTGGCCGCCGCCGAGATGGCCGTGAAGGAGAGCGGCCTTCCCATCGGCACGGACAAGCCGCACGGCTACCAGCAGGAGCGCGTTGGCGTCATCGTCGGTTCGGGCATTGGCGGCATCGCTTCGCTCGAGGAGCAGCACAAGAAGGGCCTGGAGAAGGGGTTTGACCGGCTGTCGCCCTTCTTCATCATTCAGATGATCATCAACATGGCGCCCGGGCTGATCTCCATCCGGTACGGCGCCAAGGGTCCCAACTGGTCCCCGGTGTCCGCCTGCGCCACCAGCGCCCATGCCATTGGCGAGGCCTGGAAGTCCATCCGCCTGGGCGAGTGTGACGCGGTGATCGCCGGTGGCGCCGAGGCCGCCATCACCCCGCTGGGCATGGGTGGCTTCTCGGTGATGAAGGCGCTGTCCACGCACAACGACAACCCCTCCGCCGCCAGCCGCCCGTTCGACAAGGACCGTGATGGCTTCGTGATGGGTGAGGGCGCCGGCATCGTCATCCTGGAGGAGCTGGAGTCGGCCAAGAAGCGCGGCGCCACCATCCTCGCGGAGCTGGTGGGCTACGGCGCCAACTCGGACGCCAACCACGTCACCGCGCCGGCCCCCGAGGGCGAGGGCGCGGCCCGCTGCATGCGCCTGGCGCTGGCCTCGTCGGGGCTCAACCCGGAGGAGGTGGGCTACATCAACGCCCACGGCACCTCTACCCCGTACAACGACGCCAACGAGTCCAAGGCCATCAAGGCCGTCTTTGGCGCGCACGCCAAGAAGGTGGCCGTGTCCTCCACCAAGTCGATGACTGGGCACATGCTCGGCGCGGCCGGTGGCGCCGAGGCCGTCGTCAGTGTGCTGGCCCTGCTGCGCGGCGTGCTGCCCCCGACCATCAACTACACCACGCCTGACCCGGAGTGCGATCTGGACTACGTGCCGAACCAGCCGCGCGAGATCCGGGTCGATGCGGCCATGAGCAACTCGTTCGGCTTCGGTGGCACCAACGCGGTGCTGCTGTTCCGGCGCTTCAAGTAG
- a CDS encoding response regulator yields the protein MGLKVLIVEDSKASREFIAATVESVSGVEAFTTASGFEALKLLPRHRFDLIITDINMPDINGLELINFVKKNPNYRDTPLFIITTEGREQDRDRGMALGAAEYLVKPFKPDDLTALLRRYLKLA from the coding sequence ATGGGACTCAAGGTCTTGATCGTGGAGGACTCCAAGGCGTCGCGCGAGTTCATCGCCGCCACGGTAGAGTCCGTCTCCGGAGTCGAGGCCTTCACCACCGCCAGCGGCTTCGAGGCCCTCAAGCTGCTGCCGCGTCACCGCTTCGATCTGATCATCACCGACATCAACATGCCCGACATCAACGGGCTGGAGCTGATCAACTTCGTCAAGAAGAACCCGAACTACCGCGACACCCCCCTGTTCATCATCACCACCGAGGGGCGTGAGCAGGATCGGGATCGCGGCATGGCGCTCGGGGCCGCCGAGTACCTGGTCAAGCCGTTCAAGCCGGATGATCTGACCGCGCTGCTGCGGCGCTACCTGAAGCTGGCCTGA
- a CDS encoding M17 family peptidase N-terminal domain-containing protein: MSVSTYEIGLEGLDALTGVDALCLFVAEDDRPLPGTAGYVDWRLCGSLSRVLKGGFFTGVKEDWLLLPTDGRMPMGRIFAVGLGTRKNLDTATLRRVLANAAQVLAKANVESVALELPFGGKVDEAAQAEALQQHFLPGFKGKRVTVLADKSLAKLLPVKKS, translated from the coding sequence GTGAGCGTCTCCACCTACGAGATCGGCCTCGAAGGCCTGGATGCCCTGACCGGGGTGGACGCCCTCTGCCTCTTCGTGGCCGAGGATGACCGGCCCCTGCCCGGCACCGCCGGCTACGTGGATTGGCGGCTGTGCGGCTCCCTGTCCCGGGTGCTCAAGGGCGGCTTCTTCACTGGCGTGAAGGAAGACTGGCTCCTGCTGCCCACGGACGGGCGGATGCCCATGGGCCGCATCTTCGCGGTGGGCCTGGGCACCCGGAAGAACCTGGACACCGCCACCCTGCGCCGGGTCCTGGCCAATGCAGCCCAGGTGCTCGCCAAGGCAAATGTCGAGTCCGTGGCCCTGGAGCTTCCCTTCGGGGGCAAGGTGGACGAGGCCGCCCAGGCCGAGGCCCTCCAGCAGCACTTCCTCCCGGGCTTCAAGGGGAAGCGCGTTACCGTGCTGGCCGATAAGTCTCTGGCGAAGCTCCTTCCCGTGAAGAAGTCCTGA
- the ribB gene encoding 3,4-dihydroxy-2-butanone-4-phosphate synthase, whose protein sequence is MARGTKESNVIELVEKALAEIRKGRMVILTDDEDRENEGDLVMAAEKATPEAINFMATYGRGLICLSLTEDRIRKLNLPLMVQDNTSPFQTAFTVSIEAARGVTTGISAADRARTIQAAVAPNAKPGDLVRPGHIFPLRARDGGVLVRTGQTEGSVDLARMAGLSPFGVICEIMNADGSMARRPDLVKFARKHKLVLLSVADIIRYRLERERLVKRIGSSTLERRGAGTFQAYTYGSDVDSAVHVALVKGDIRGKEPVLTRVHRGCLVGDLLGSSQCECGSQLEQAIQHIQAAGRGVIIYLQKDVPAKARLQCTHISNEEVVKGKPDQTRLREFGVGAQILKDLGLARLRLLTNNPKKIVGLESYSLAVVEQIPLSNSQASQKVAARTPRLRRDKS, encoded by the coding sequence ATGGCGCGCGGGACGAAGGAGTCGAACGTCATCGAGCTGGTGGAGAAGGCGCTCGCGGAGATCCGCAAGGGCCGCATGGTCATCCTCACGGATGACGAGGACCGCGAGAACGAGGGCGACCTCGTCATGGCCGCCGAGAAGGCCACTCCCGAGGCCATCAACTTCATGGCCACCTATGGGCGCGGGCTCATCTGCCTGTCCCTCACCGAGGACCGCATCCGCAAGCTGAACCTGCCGCTGATGGTGCAGGACAACACCTCGCCCTTCCAGACGGCCTTCACCGTCTCCATCGAGGCCGCCCGAGGCGTCACCACTGGCATCTCCGCCGCCGACCGCGCCCGCACCATCCAGGCCGCCGTGGCTCCCAACGCCAAGCCGGGAGACCTCGTGCGCCCCGGCCACATCTTCCCCCTGCGCGCCCGCGATGGCGGCGTGCTCGTGCGCACCGGGCAGACCGAGGGCAGCGTGGACCTCGCGCGCATGGCGGGGCTGTCTCCGTTCGGCGTCATCTGCGAGATCATGAACGCCGACGGCTCCATGGCCCGCAGGCCGGACCTGGTGAAGTTCGCCCGGAAGCACAAGCTGGTGCTGCTCTCGGTGGCGGACATCATCCGCTACCGCTTGGAGCGCGAGCGGCTGGTGAAGCGCATCGGCTCCTCCACCCTGGAGCGCCGGGGCGCGGGCACCTTCCAGGCCTACACCTACGGCAGCGACGTGGACTCGGCCGTGCACGTGGCCCTGGTGAAGGGCGACATCCGCGGCAAGGAGCCTGTGCTCACCCGCGTCCACCGGGGTTGTCTGGTGGGCGATCTGTTGGGCAGCAGCCAGTGCGAGTGCGGCAGCCAGCTCGAACAGGCCATCCAGCACATCCAGGCCGCAGGCCGCGGCGTCATCATCTACCTTCAGAAGGATGTCCCGGCGAAGGCCCGGCTCCAGTGCACCCACATCTCCAATGAGGAAGTGGTGAAGGGCAAGCCGGACCAGACCCGCCTGCGCGAGTTCGGCGTCGGGGCGCAGATCCTCAAGGATCTCGGCCTCGCCCGGCTGCGTCTGCTCACCAACAACCCCAAGAAGATCGTGGGTCTGGAGAGCTACTCCCTGGCGGTGGTGGAGCAGATCCCCCTGTCCAACAGCCAGGCCTCGCAGAAGGTGGCCGCCCGGACACCCCGCCTCCGCCGTGACAAGTCGTGA
- the nrdR gene encoding transcriptional regulator NrdR, whose translation MRCPFCQDTENKVIDSRESHEGSVIRRRRECLQCKRRFTTYERVEELYPLIVKKDGRREAFDREKIVNGLKKACEKRPVSADQVEQTVEDIERLLQGMGEKEVASSVIGEEVMRRLRVLDEVAYVRFASVYRSFRDIAEFMNELQELADQSKEGRPNKPQTGKGGQPL comes from the coding sequence ATGCGCTGCCCCTTCTGCCAGGACACCGAGAACAAGGTCATCGACTCGCGCGAGTCGCATGAAGGATCGGTGATCCGCCGGCGCCGTGAGTGCTTGCAGTGCAAGCGGCGCTTCACCACGTACGAGCGGGTGGAGGAGCTCTATCCGCTCATCGTGAAGAAGGACGGCCGGCGCGAGGCGTTCGATCGGGAGAAGATCGTCAACGGCCTGAAGAAGGCCTGCGAGAAGCGGCCCGTGTCCGCCGATCAGGTCGAGCAGACCGTGGAGGACATCGAGCGGCTGCTGCAGGGCATGGGCGAGAAGGAGGTCGCCTCCAGCGTCATCGGTGAAGAGGTGATGCGGCGGCTGCGCGTCCTGGATGAGGTCGCCTATGTGCGCTTTGCCTCCGTGTACCGGAGCTTCCGCGACATCGCCGAGTTCATGAACGAGCTGCAAGAGCTCGCGGACCAGTCCAAGGAAGGCCGGCCCAACAAGCCCCAGACCGGCAAGGGGGGCCAGCCGTTATGA
- the rpiB gene encoding ribose 5-phosphate isomerase B, translating to MKIILASDHAGLELRQALVDGLRERGVAFEDVGPTSRESVDYPDFATRVARAVAAGQYTHGVLVCGTGIGMSIVANKYKGVRAALCTTEYEARMARAHNDANVLCLGQRVVGSGVAQAILEAFLATPFAGGRHEQRVQKIREAESER from the coding sequence GTGAAGATCATCCTGGCATCCGACCACGCGGGGCTCGAGCTCCGCCAGGCGCTGGTGGACGGGCTCCGGGAGCGCGGTGTTGCCTTCGAGGACGTGGGCCCCACCTCACGCGAGTCCGTGGACTACCCGGACTTCGCCACCCGGGTGGCTCGCGCAGTCGCCGCCGGGCAGTACACCCACGGCGTGCTGGTGTGCGGCACGGGCATCGGCATGAGCATCGTGGCCAACAAGTACAAGGGCGTGCGCGCCGCCCTGTGCACCACCGAGTATGAGGCGCGGATGGCCCGCGCTCACAATGACGCCAACGTGCTGTGCCTGGGGCAGCGGGTGGTGGGCTCCGGTGTTGCCCAGGCCATCCTCGAGGCCTTCCTGGCCACCCCCTTCGCGGGCGGCCGGCACGAGCAGCGCGTCCAGAAGATCCGCGAGGCTGAGTCCGAGCGCTAA
- the nusB gene encoding transcription antitermination factor NusB, with the protein MGARRTGRERALQALYQLDMADNLSSYEALASAWSASTEEGKPDPDAVKFAQELVEGVRANQKEIDELIEKHSHNWRLDRMSRIDRNVLRLGVFELKYRPDIPKKVSINEAVELGKNFGTEESSAFVNGLLDRVAVSLGKP; encoded by the coding sequence ATGGGGGCTCGCAGAACCGGCCGCGAGCGCGCGCTGCAGGCGCTCTACCAGTTGGACATGGCCGACAACCTCTCCTCCTACGAGGCGCTCGCGTCCGCGTGGTCCGCCTCCACCGAGGAGGGCAAGCCGGACCCCGACGCCGTCAAGTTCGCCCAGGAGCTCGTCGAGGGCGTCCGGGCGAACCAGAAGGAGATTGACGAGCTCATCGAGAAGCACAGCCACAACTGGCGGCTGGACCGCATGTCCCGCATCGACCGGAACGTGCTGCGCCTGGGCGTCTTCGAGCTGAAGTACCGCCCGGACATTCCCAAGAAGGTCTCCATCAACGAGGCCGTGGAGCTGGGCAAGAACTTCGGCACGGAGGAGTCCAGCGCCTTCGTCAACGGCCTGCTCGACCGCGTCGCGGTGTCCCTCGGAAAGCCGTGA
- the acpP gene encoding acyl carrier protein, producing MSNATIESKVKSIIADQLGVGEEEIKPESSFIEDLGADSLDIVELVMAMEEEFEVEIPDEEAENIKTVADAVNYINTHKNDKK from the coding sequence ATGTCGAACGCAACTATCGAGTCCAAGGTCAAGTCCATCATCGCCGACCAGCTCGGGGTGGGGGAGGAGGAGATCAAGCCCGAGTCCTCCTTTATTGAGGACCTTGGCGCCGACAGCCTCGACATCGTGGAGCTCGTGATGGCGATGGAGGAGGAGTTCGAGGTCGAGATCCCCGACGAGGAGGCCGAGAACATCAAGACCGTCGCTGACGCCGTCAACTACATCAACACCCACAAGAACGATAAGAAGTAA
- a CDS encoding riboflavin synthase, with protein sequence MFTGLVQDVGVVERVVPGGMTDLWIRTALGAGSFALGESISVDGACLTVVERGGDTFKVQAAPETLRRTTMDALRPGSKVNLERALALGDRLGGHLVSGHVDAVSEVLETRPEGGSWVMAFRLPTELAPFFIEKGSVAVDGISLTVNAVLADRFTVQLIPETQARTTLQGKSVGSRVNLEADMIGKYVARLFSLRQSPTSGLTEAALKAAGFGTKG encoded by the coding sequence ATGTTCACCGGTCTCGTTCAGGATGTGGGTGTGGTTGAGCGTGTCGTCCCAGGTGGGATGACCGACCTGTGGATCCGCACGGCGCTCGGGGCCGGCAGCTTCGCTCTGGGCGAGTCCATCTCCGTGGATGGCGCATGCCTCACGGTGGTGGAGCGGGGTGGGGATACCTTCAAGGTCCAGGCCGCCCCCGAGACACTGCGGCGCACCACCATGGACGCGCTGCGCCCCGGCTCCAAGGTGAACCTGGAGCGCGCGCTGGCGCTGGGAGATCGGCTGGGCGGGCACCTGGTCTCCGGCCACGTGGACGCCGTGAGCGAGGTGCTCGAGACGCGCCCCGAGGGCGGCTCGTGGGTCATGGCCTTCCGGCTGCCCACCGAGCTGGCGCCCTTCTTCATCGAGAAGGGCTCGGTGGCCGTGGATGGCATCAGCCTCACCGTCAACGCGGTGCTCGCGGACCGCTTCACCGTGCAGCTCATCCCCGAGACCCAGGCGCGCACCACCCTGCAGGGCAAGAGCGTGGGCTCGCGCGTGAACCTGGAAGCGGACATGATCGGCAAGTACGTGGCGCGGCTGTTCTCGCTGCGCCAGAGCCCCACCAGTGGGCTCACCGAAGCGGCCCTCAAGGCCGCTGGCTTCGGGACGAAAGGGTAG
- the glyA gene encoding serine hydroxymethyltransferase yields MENTRTLAEVDPEIAQVVRQETERQEQGLELIASENFVSPAVMTAVGSVLTNKYAEGYPGKRYYGGCEVVDVAENLAINRVKELFGAEAANVQPHSGSQANMGAYMALMKPGDTMLSLDLNSGGHLTHGAAFNFSGKLYKVVHYGLTRDTETIDFAQVASLAQEHKPRVIVVGASAYPRTLDFAKFREIADSVGAAMMVDMAHIAGLVAAGIHPSPVPLAEFVTSTTHKTLRGPRGGLILCKEQYAKTVNSQIFPGIQGGPLMHVIAAKAVAFREALTPEFKAYQRQIVANAKALAEALQKAGLRLCSGGTDNHLMLVDLRPKKITGKVAEEVLDKAGITVNKNMIPFDPEKPTVASGVRVGTPAITTRGMKEAEMAIVGQLIGEALDHASDEAHLAHVRGKVKELTKSFPLYASRLK; encoded by the coding sequence ATGGAGAACACCCGTACGCTGGCAGAGGTTGATCCCGAGATCGCCCAGGTCGTCCGTCAGGAGACGGAGCGCCAGGAGCAGGGACTGGAGCTCATCGCCTCGGAGAACTTCGTCAGCCCGGCGGTGATGACGGCCGTGGGCTCGGTGCTCACCAACAAGTACGCCGAGGGCTACCCGGGCAAGCGCTACTACGGCGGCTGCGAGGTGGTGGATGTGGCCGAGAACCTGGCCATCAACCGCGTCAAGGAGCTGTTCGGCGCCGAGGCCGCCAACGTCCAGCCCCACTCCGGCAGCCAGGCCAACATGGGCGCCTACATGGCGCTGATGAAGCCCGGTGACACCATGCTGTCGCTGGACCTGAACTCCGGCGGCCACCTCACCCACGGCGCTGCCTTCAACTTCTCCGGCAAGCTCTACAAGGTGGTCCACTACGGGCTCACCCGCGACACGGAGACGATCGACTTCGCCCAGGTGGCCTCGCTGGCCCAGGAGCACAAGCCGCGCGTCATCGTCGTAGGCGCCAGCGCGTACCCGCGCACCCTCGACTTCGCCAAGTTCCGCGAGATCGCCGACAGCGTGGGCGCCGCGATGATGGTGGACATGGCCCACATCGCCGGCCTGGTGGCCGCAGGCATTCACCCCTCGCCGGTGCCCCTGGCGGAGTTCGTCACCTCCACCACGCACAAGACGCTGCGCGGCCCTCGTGGCGGCCTCATCTTGTGCAAGGAGCAGTACGCCAAGACGGTCAACAGCCAGATCTTCCCGGGCATCCAGGGCGGTCCGCTGATGCACGTCATCGCCGCCAAGGCCGTGGCCTTCCGCGAGGCGCTCACCCCCGAGTTCAAGGCCTACCAGCGGCAGATCGTCGCCAACGCCAAGGCCCTGGCCGAGGCGCTCCAGAAGGCGGGCCTGCGCCTGTGCTCGGGTGGCACGGACAACCACCTCATGCTGGTGGACCTGCGCCCCAAGAAGATCACCGGCAAGGTGGCCGAGGAGGTGCTGGACAAGGCCGGCATCACCGTGAACAAGAACATGATCCCCTTCGACCCGGAGAAGCCCACGGTGGCCTCCGGCGTCCGCGTGGGCACCCCCGCCATTACCACCCGCGGCATGAAGGAGGCCGAGATGGCCATCGTCGGCCAGCTCATCGGCGAGGCGCTGGATCACGCTTCCGACGAGGCTCACCTGGCGCACGTCCGTGGCAAGGTGAAGGAGCTGACGAAGTCCTTCCCGCTGTATGCCTCGCGGTTGAAGTAA